From Hemitrygon akajei chromosome 19, sHemAka1.3, whole genome shotgun sequence, the proteins below share one genomic window:
- the nicn1 gene encoding nicolin-1 isoform X2: MYIKKITFKNYYTAFLTIRLQQRVSVASEKTQLKWKTSLRNMCLMPSPHTESGSQEYFSIYRHQMLFEPNDVITMRLILRQPSPVWLNFTLEDIKVYECNHNKDKDQGPWLSKLTPLEQPLNLFEGLPDPDAVASSMQQMWVLTEMVQNNSATARVGRFDVDGSYDVNMLSYI; this comes from the exons ATGTAT ATAAAGAAAATCacatttaagaattattatactGCTTTCTTAACAATACGCCTTCAACAACGAGTGTCTGTAGCATCTGAGAAAACTCAGCTGAAGTGGAAAACATCCTTACGCAACATGTGCCTGAtgcccagtcctcacactgagaGTGGATCGCAGGAATACTTTTCCATCTACAGACATCAG ATGCTATTTGAACCAAATGATGTAATAACCATGCGGCTGATCCTCCGACAGCCATCTCCAGTCTGGCTGAACTTTACATTGGAAGATATCAAAGTATATGAGTGCAATCACAACAAGGAT AAAGATCAGGGACCATGGCTTTCTAAGCTTACTCCGCTGGAACAACCTTTGAACTTATTTGAA GGATTACCAGACCCTGATGCAGTAGCTTCTAGTATGCAGCAGATGTGGGTGTTAACCGAAATGGTCCAGAACAATTCAGCCACTGCCCGTGTGGGACGCTTTGAT GTGGATGGTTCCTATGATGTCAACATGTTATCCTACATCTGA
- the nicn1 gene encoding nicolin-1 isoform X1, translating into MADNCIACLIKSPVALQSGDLKTDSAKPGVFVIEVTFPKERIANIKKITFKNYYTAFLTIRLQQRVSVASEKTQLKWKTSLRNMCLMPSPHTESGSQEYFSIYRHQMLFEPNDVITMRLILRQPSPVWLNFTLEDIKVYECNHNKDKDQGPWLSKLTPLEQPLNLFEGLPDPDAVASSMQQMWVLTEMVQNNSATARVGRFDVDGSYDVNMLSYI; encoded by the exons ATGGCAGATAACTGCATTGCATGTCTCATCAAAAGTCCAGTCGCACTACAGAGTGGGGATTTGAAAACAGATTCTGCAAAGCCTGGTGTGTTTGTAATTGAGGTGACTTTTCCAAAGGAGAGAATTGCTAAT ATAAAGAAAATCacatttaagaattattatactGCTTTCTTAACAATACGCCTTCAACAACGAGTGTCTGTAGCATCTGAGAAAACTCAGCTGAAGTGGAAAACATCCTTACGCAACATGTGCCTGAtgcccagtcctcacactgagaGTGGATCGCAGGAATACTTTTCCATCTACAGACATCAG ATGCTATTTGAACCAAATGATGTAATAACCATGCGGCTGATCCTCCGACAGCCATCTCCAGTCTGGCTGAACTTTACATTGGAAGATATCAAAGTATATGAGTGCAATCACAACAAGGAT AAAGATCAGGGACCATGGCTTTCTAAGCTTACTCCGCTGGAACAACCTTTGAACTTATTTGAA GGATTACCAGACCCTGATGCAGTAGCTTCTAGTATGCAGCAGATGTGGGTGTTAACCGAAATGGTCCAGAACAATTCAGCCACTGCCCGTGTGGGACGCTTTGAT GTGGATGGTTCCTATGATGTCAACATGTTATCCTACATCTGA